A genomic window from Tolypothrix sp. PCC 7910 includes:
- a CDS encoding CYTH domain-containing protein, with amino-acid sequence MAAEIERKFLVRDDSWRNLAEGSLYIQGYISTKKEATVRVRIVGNQAYLTIKGISFQYSRAEFEYPIPLEDAQEMLNTLCEQPLIEKTRYKIEYGNLIWEIDEFDGVNKGLILAEVELSHEKQQIELPIWIGEEVSDDPKYFNSNLAKNPFSKW; translated from the coding sequence ATGGCAGCAGAAATAGAGAGAAAATTTCTAGTCAGAGACGATAGTTGGAGAAATCTAGCTGAGGGTAGTTTATATATTCAGGGATATATTTCTACGAAAAAAGAAGCTACTGTACGTGTTCGGATAGTAGGAAATCAAGCATACTTAACAATTAAGGGAATAAGTTTCCAATATAGTAGAGCGGAGTTTGAATACCCAATTCCTTTAGAAGATGCTCAGGAAATGTTGAATACTTTGTGTGAACAGCCTCTTATAGAAAAAACTCGCTACAAGATAGAGTACGGTAATCTGATTTGGGAAATAGATGAGTTTGATGGTGTTAATAAAGGACTGATATTAGCAGAAGTTGAACTCAGCCACGAAAAACAGCAAATCGAATTACCAATCTGGATTGGAGAAGAAGTTTCGGACGACCCTAAGTATTTTAATAGTAATTTAGCCAAAAATCCTTTTTCAAAATGGTAA
- a CDS encoding S41 family peptidase — MRFLRLAYFKHLTRAFILSIFVLLLLWLSSPLLPILAKPENQLFEQVWQTVNDNFYDPKFNGIDWQAIKKQYQPQLIKAESGKDVAIVINQMLSQLKSSHTRFYTQDEPAYYQLLGIFSPNSQDLQKQLKKFFPQGKVEYTGIGLFTKDINNKTFISSILDDSPAAKAGLKIGDQILSVDGQSYHPIKSFAGKAGQTVKMLIQRSPEKSSQLEIAVMPKIFDASTMFLEAQTASVDLIELDGKQVGYIHIWSNAADPYQQQFQDELIYGRLKNADGLVLDLRDGWGGGDISYLNIFSAKHNLSITSIPRSGRSYTYNYQWKKPVVMLVNENSRSSKEILAFGFQQNKMGLVIGTQTAKAVLAGRPYLMRDGSLLYVAVTDVFVNGKQRLEGKGVIPDINIPFPLEYAQGVDPQKQKAIETVLQAKSPAIDK, encoded by the coding sequence ATGAGATTTTTGCGATTGGCTTACTTCAAACATCTAACTAGAGCATTTATACTAAGTATTTTTGTTTTACTGCTACTGTGGTTAAGTTCACCACTACTACCAATACTAGCAAAGCCAGAAAATCAACTGTTCGAGCAGGTTTGGCAAACAGTAAACGATAATTTTTACGATCCCAAATTTAATGGCATAGATTGGCAAGCCATCAAAAAACAATATCAACCTCAACTAATAAAAGCTGAGTCTGGCAAAGATGTTGCTATTGTCATAAATCAAATGCTTTCTCAACTTAAATCTTCTCATACTCGTTTTTATACTCAAGATGAACCTGCTTACTATCAGCTTTTAGGAATTTTTTCGCCTAACAGCCAGGATTTGCAAAAGCAATTAAAAAAGTTTTTTCCGCAAGGTAAAGTTGAATACACTGGTATTGGCTTGTTCACCAAAGATATCAATAATAAAACATTTATTAGTTCGATTCTGGATGATAGCCCTGCTGCTAAAGCAGGTTTAAAGATAGGTGACCAAATTTTAAGTGTTGATGGTCAGTCATATCATCCGATAAAATCTTTCGCTGGTAAAGCAGGTCAAACTGTCAAAATGTTAATACAGCGATCGCCTGAAAAGAGCAGTCAACTAGAAATTGCTGTGATGCCCAAAATTTTTGATGCTAGTACGATGTTCTTGGAAGCTCAGACAGCCAGTGTCGATCTAATTGAGCTTGATGGTAAGCAAGTAGGTTATATCCATATATGGTCTAACGCAGCTGACCCTTATCAACAACAATTTCAAGATGAACTAATTTATGGACGCTTAAAAAATGCCGACGGTTTAGTTTTAGATTTAAGAGATGGATGGGGTGGTGGAGATATTAGTTATCTCAACATATTTAGCGCTAAACACAATCTCAGCATTACTAGCATTCCCCGCTCTGGGCGTAGTTATACCTATAACTATCAATGGAAAAAACCTGTAGTGATGTTAGTGAATGAGAACAGCCGTAGTAGCAAAGAAATTCTCGCGTTTGGCTTTCAACAAAATAAGATGGGGTTAGTTATTGGAACTCAAACAGCAAAAGCTGTACTTGCAGGCCGTCCTTATTTAATGCGCGATGGTAGCCTACTTTATGTTGCAGTTACGGATGTATTCGTTAATGGAAAGCAAAGGCTGGAAGGTAAAGGTGTGATACCAGATATTAATATTCCCTTTCCTTTAGAATATGCCCAAGGAGTAGATCCTCAAAAACAAAAAGCTATAGAAACTGTGTTACAAGCAAAATCTCCAGCAATTGATAAATAA
- a CDS encoding ribbon-helix-helix protein, CopG family, producing the protein MNKRWAVKRITINLTSNEAEKLEKYCTVTGRPATDVIRELIRSLKTAEIEKDSREV; encoded by the coding sequence ATGAATAAGAGATGGGCTGTTAAACGCATCACAATTAATCTCACATCCAACGAGGCTGAGAAACTGGAAAAATACTGCACTGTCACGGGTAGACCTGCTACTGATGTGATTCGAGAGTTAATTCGCTCTTTAAAAACGGCAGAAATAGAGAAAGATAGTAGAGAAGTTTAG
- a CDS encoding filamentous hemagglutinin N-terminal domain-containing protein, with the protein MHLESNLLIDRNYSNLRRHNWLQLLLFCSALILTSTSVRAQITPDNTLGAESSLVRPNILINGANGDLIEGGARRGSNLFHSFSQFNINDGQRVYFANPNGVDNILTRVTGGQASNIFGSLGTQGSTNLFLINPNGIVFGANARLDVGGSFVATTANAVRFGAIGNFSATNPEAPPLLTIKPDALLFNQITRGAIANNSVAPSGLDPSSSFIAQGLRVPDGNSLLLVGGDIQMNGGNLYAFGGRVELGGLAGVGSVGLNVDGQNLSLSFPEGVERSDVFLSNAALVNVTAGEGGSIAVNARNLEITGQSSLNAGIAIGMGADSSQAGNIDINATSAINLNNSSAILNYVEEQAKGQGGNINLRTSNLLLQGGSGVAVLTLGEGKAGSLTVDAEDIQLIGTYNNLLSYTFSTGDAGNLTIKTNSLLVKDGAQIFTGTFGAGKGGVLTIEAQDVQLIGRTPNDQAPSGLITGSQRNSTGDGGNVILKTNSLLIKDGAQIFTGTFGAGKGGSVAIEAQDVQLIGTGANTRLGSGILASSIPNSTGDTGNITIKTDSLLVKDGSQILISTFGAGKGGLLSVEAQDVQLIGTSADNIVPSGLLAATTENSTGDAGNLILKTNFLLVQDGAVVSGATFGEGNGGSLNIEAQDVQLIGTRPDGRVGGGLFASSYAQGNAGNLTLKTNSLLVKDGAAVNVATFGEGKGGSLAIEAQDVQLIGTSADGRVSGLFASTESTEDAGDLTLKTNSLLVKDGAQIFTGTFSAGKGGSLTINASNLVEVIGSSANDAFISFIATSTNSSGNAGNLTLNARRLIVRGGVIAADTFEKSTGNGGNLVINVQDSVEVIGISNINATPSALSVRSRGQGKAGNLTVNSPRISLKDQGTINAESFAADGGNMTLNTDLLLLRRGGTVSATAGISQGAGNGGNITINSTAIAAVAKENSDIRANAFAGNGGKVTINTEGLFGIFPASFPTDQSEITASSELGVQGQIDINQPELQRTQGIIELPSTVIDATTKFAQVCPQGPNAKPLGKFIITGRGSLPPSTFEPMTGTFNLIELATLDGTSSSNARIEEEIKSLDIDSTSETMVEAQGWVRTKDGQIALIAGVSNGLPNSSMTVASCLAS; encoded by the coding sequence ATGCATCTTGAAAGCAACCTTTTAATAGATCGCAATTATTCTAATTTAAGAAGACACAACTGGCTTCAGTTGTTACTGTTCTGTAGTGCCCTAATACTGACAAGCACATCTGTTCGCGCTCAGATTACTCCAGACAATACCTTAGGTGCAGAAAGTTCTCTTGTTAGACCTAATATTTTGATTAATGGCGCAAATGGCGATCTCATTGAAGGTGGTGCTAGGCGAGGCAGCAATCTCTTTCACAGCTTCAGTCAATTCAATATTAATGATGGGCAAAGAGTTTACTTCGCCAACCCTAACGGAGTTGACAATATTTTAACAAGGGTGACTGGCGGACAAGCTTCCAATATTTTCGGCAGTTTGGGAACCCAAGGCAGTACCAATCTCTTCTTAATCAACCCCAATGGCATTGTGTTTGGTGCTAATGCAAGGTTGGATGTTGGTGGTTCTTTTGTCGCCACAACAGCAAATGCAGTTCGCTTTGGAGCAATAGGCAACTTCAGCGCTACCAATCCCGAAGCACCGCCTCTATTAACTATTAAACCTGATGCATTGTTATTTAACCAAATTACCAGGGGTGCGATCGCTAATAACTCCGTTGCGCCTTCCGGGTTAGATCCATCTTCTAGCTTTATTGCCCAAGGTTTGCGCGTACCCGATGGTAACAGTTTGCTGTTAGTTGGCGGCGACATCCAAATGAATGGTGGAAATTTATACGCTTTTGGTGGGCGAGTCGAGTTAGGCGGTTTGGCAGGTGTGGGATCTGTGGGATTAAATGTAGACGGACAGAATCTCAGTTTAAGTTTTCCCGAGGGCGTAGAAAGAAGTGATGTTTTCCTCAGCAATGCTGCTTTAGTAAATGTAACCGCAGGTGAAGGTGGAAGTATTGCGGTAAATGCACGGAATTTGGAGATTACAGGGCAAAGTTCCCTCAATGCAGGTATAGCCATTGGTATGGGTGCTGATAGCAGTCAAGCAGGAAATATCGATATTAATGCCACCTCTGCCATCAATCTTAACAACAGCAGTGCAATTTTGAATTATGTAGAAGAACAAGCAAAAGGACAGGGCGGTAATATCAATCTTAGAACTAGCAATTTATTACTTCAGGGTGGATCAGGAGTAGCCGTTCTGACATTGGGTGAAGGTAAAGCAGGTTCTTTAACTGTTGATGCTGAAGATATACAACTGATTGGTACATATAACAACTTGTTATCCTACACCTTTTCAACCGGGGATGCAGGAAATTTGACAATCAAAACTAATTCCTTGCTCGTCAAAGATGGAGCGCAAATATTTACTGGTACATTTGGTGCGGGTAAGGGGGGTGTGTTGACTATTGAAGCTCAAGATGTGCAACTGATTGGTAGAACTCCTAACGATCAAGCTCCCAGTGGCTTGATTACTGGCTCACAGCGCAACTCAACAGGGGATGGAGGAAATGTGATCCTAAAAACCAATTCCTTGCTGATCAAGGATGGAGCGCAAATATTTACTGGTACATTTGGTGCAGGTAAGGGGGGTTCTGTCGCTATTGAAGCTCAAGATGTGCAACTTATTGGTACAGGTGCTAATACTCGCTTAGGCAGTGGCATCCTTGCTTCCTCAATCCCAAACTCAACAGGGGACACAGGCAATATCACAATAAAAACTGATTCCTTGTTAGTCAAAGATGGGTCACAAATATTAATTAGTACATTTGGTGCGGGTAAGGGGGGTTTGTTGAGTGTTGAAGCTCAAGATGTACAACTCATTGGTACCAGTGCAGATAATATAGTTCCCAGTGGCTTGTTGGCTGCCACAACAGAAAACTCAACCGGGGATGCGGGAAATTTGATATTGAAAACTAATTTCTTGCTAGTCCAAGATGGGGCAGTGGTGAGTGGTGCTACCTTTGGTGAAGGCAATGGGGGTTCATTGAATATTGAGGCTCAAGACGTGCAACTCATTGGTACAAGGCCTGATGGGCGGGTTGGCGGCGGCTTGTTTGCTTCCTCATATGCTCAAGGAAATGCCGGAAATTTAACATTAAAAACTAATTCCTTACTAGTCAAAGATGGAGCAGCAGTAAATGTTGCTACATTTGGTGAGGGTAAGGGAGGTTCTTTAGCTATAGAAGCTCAAGATGTGCAACTTATTGGTACCAGTGCTGATGGTCGAGTTAGCGGTTTATTCGCTTCTACAGAGTCAACGGAGGATGCAGGAGACTTGACATTGAAAACTAATTCCTTGCTTGTTAAAGATGGAGCACAAATATTTACCGGCACATTTAGTGCAGGTAAGGGTGGTTCTTTAACTATTAATGCCTCAAATCTGGTAGAAGTTATCGGTAGCTCTGCAAATGATGCGTTTATTAGTTTTATCGCTACATCTACAAATAGTTCTGGCAATGCAGGGAATTTAACCTTAAACGCCAGACGCTTAATTGTCCGTGGTGGTGTTATAGCTGCAGATACATTCGAGAAAAGTACTGGCAACGGTGGTAATCTGGTCATTAATGTTCAAGATTCGGTAGAAGTAATAGGAATTTCTAATATAAATGCTACTCCCAGTGCTCTGTCAGTTCGCAGTCGCGGTCAGGGAAAGGCAGGAAATTTGACTGTGAACTCGCCACGAATTAGTTTAAAAGACCAAGGCACAATCAATGCCGAATCTTTTGCCGCTGATGGTGGGAACATGACGCTTAACACCGATTTACTGCTGCTGCGGCGCGGTGGTACGGTTTCTGCAACTGCAGGGATTAGCCAAGGTGCGGGGAACGGCGGTAACATTACGATTAATTCTACTGCGATCGCAGCTGTTGCCAAAGAAAACAGTGATATCCGCGCAAATGCTTTTGCAGGTAACGGTGGTAAAGTCACCATTAATACTGAAGGATTATTTGGTATCTTCCCTGCTTCCTTCCCAACAGATCAAAGTGAAATTACTGCCAGTTCGGAATTAGGAGTACAAGGACAAATTGACATCAATCAACCAGAACTGCAACGCACCCAGGGAATAATCGAACTGCCCTCTACTGTCATTGATGCTACTACTAAATTTGCTCAAGTCTGTCCTCAAGGCCCAAATGCCAAACCCCTAGGAAAATTTATCATTACTGGACGCGGTAGTTTACCTCCTAGTACTTTCGAGCCAATGACAGGTACTTTCAACTTAATTGAACTAGCAACATTGGATGGCACAAGTTCCTCAAACGCACGAATAGAAGAAGAAATCAAAAGTTTAGATATTGATTCCACTTCAGAGACTATGGTCGAAGCGCAAGGATGGGTAAGAACTAAGGATGGTCAAATTGCTCTTATCGCAGGAGTATCGAATGGTTTACCCAACTCTTCCATGACTGTTGCCTCGTGCCTAGCCTCTTAA
- a CDS encoding NRAMP family divalent metal transporter: protein MKKILEIALGIVTSIGGFLDVGAIATAAEAGSIYGFQLIWVIILGTICVIFLVEMSGRLAAVSKHTLAAAVRERFGFNFYVLPLFAEVIVDFLVLAAEIGGVCIALQLLTGISFQWFALPVAFAIWLLLWKGTFGLIENGISLLGLITLVFVFATFKLHPSLTQIGSGLLPTLPKEDTAHYLFIAVSILGALISPYLFYFYSSGAVEDQWDEGHIGVNRAVASLGMGFGSIVSLGVLIVAALVLKPKGIEVDSYEQAALMLTDSLGYWGFVLFALSLGIACFGAALEVTLDTAYIVAQAFGWNWGENLKPKDAARFSLVYTVFVFLASLLMVFGVDPLQLTLFSMAITAVILPPVIVPFLVLMNDKLYVGKYRNGWISNGVVIFTIVLAFVMAIVAIPLEFIGG, encoded by the coding sequence ATGAAGAAAATTTTGGAAATAGCATTGGGCATTGTTACCAGTATAGGTGGCTTTCTGGATGTAGGTGCGATCGCTACAGCAGCAGAGGCGGGATCTATCTACGGCTTTCAACTGATCTGGGTGATTATTTTAGGAACAATTTGTGTAATTTTTCTAGTTGAAATGTCTGGGCGATTAGCGGCTGTTAGTAAGCATACATTAGCAGCAGCAGTACGGGAACGCTTCGGGTTTAACTTTTATGTTCTCCCCTTATTCGCAGAAGTTATTGTTGATTTTCTGGTATTAGCAGCAGAAATTGGCGGCGTTTGTATTGCACTGCAATTATTAACGGGAATTAGTTTTCAATGGTTTGCTTTACCTGTGGCTTTTGCTATTTGGTTGCTACTTTGGAAAGGAACATTTGGATTAATTGAAAATGGGATTTCTTTGTTGGGGTTAATTACCTTAGTATTTGTTTTCGCCACTTTTAAGTTACATCCATCACTAACGCAAATTGGCAGTGGTTTATTACCGACATTACCCAAGGAAGATACTGCACATTATTTATTTATAGCAGTCAGTATTTTAGGAGCATTAATTAGCCCTTATCTATTTTATTTTTACTCATCTGGGGCAGTTGAAGATCAATGGGATGAAGGACATATTGGTGTGAATCGTGCCGTTGCTAGTTTGGGTATGGGCTTTGGCAGTATTGTATCTTTAGGGGTGCTAATTGTGGCGGCGCTGGTACTCAAACCTAAAGGAATTGAGGTTGATAGTTACGAACAAGCAGCACTGATGCTGACAGACTCTTTGGGTTATTGGGGTTTTGTTTTATTTGCATTATCTTTGGGAATTGCTTGCTTTGGTGCTGCATTGGAAGTGACTTTAGATACTGCTTATATTGTGGCTCAAGCTTTTGGCTGGAATTGGGGCGAAAATCTGAAACCTAAAGATGCAGCGCGGTTTAGTTTGGTGTATACCGTGTTTGTGTTTTTGGCATCTTTATTAATGGTATTTGGGGTTGACCCTTTACAATTGACTTTATTTTCTATGGCGATTACCGCAGTAATTTTACCTCCTGTGATTGTGCCATTCTTGGTGTTAATGAACGATAAATTATATGTGGGTAAGTATCGTAATGGCTGGATTAGTAATGGTGTGGTGATATTTACGATTGTGCTGGCATTTGTGATGGCGATTGTGGCGATTCCTTTGGAGTTTATAGGAGGGTAA
- a CDS encoding glycoside hydrolase family 31 protein — protein sequence MPQYFGKLPTTNQPWTTIGSVQGVNWSDRTIDFDCGNSRLKISILAPNLLRVRLAPTREFIPRRSWAVALDDSQWPIFPFEVQDTEASVEITTEQIRVCIQKQESCIVCFDKDNRPFAQDNLDMGMGWRLGAVAAWKQIAADEHFYGFGERTGFLDKLSEVKTNWTTDALDYDALTDEMYQAIPFFMALRPEVGYGIFFNTTFWSQFDIGAEKPGVWKMETRGGELDYYIIYGPEPADILRTYTQLTGRMPLPPKWALGYHQCRWSYESETVVRELAREFRQRQIPCDVIHLDIDYMRGYRVFTWSPQRFPDPAKLVSDLAKDGFKTVTIIDPGVKYEPEANYHVFDQGINHDYFVRKADGRLFHGYVWPEKSVFPDFLRSDVRQWWGDLQKSLTDIGIAGIWNDMNEPAIDNRPFGDGGEKIWFPLDAPQGDEGIGDWGLGTRDWGLGDEGDEGEKQFKIQNLKSKIDVTHLEVHNLYGLMMARACAEGLKRHRAKERSFVLTRSGYAGVQRWSSVWMGDNQSLWEHLEMSLPMLCNMGLSGVGFVGCDIGGFAGNATAELFVRWMQVGMLYPLMRGHSAMSTARHEPWVFGDRTENICREYINLRYQLLPYIYNLFWEAAQTGAPILRPLLYHFPSDRTTYTLYDQVLLGASLMAAPIYRPGVEYRAVYLPAGTWYDWWSNERYQGPTHILTHAPLEKMPLFVRGGAIIPMQPVRQYVDEQPIDHLHLRIWPGNNEYVLFEDDGKNDAENQNYSLRKITVSTQANQTIVEINQREGNWAQPQREVIVELVGVGEKRFTDDGGSYRWEFSEIGA from the coding sequence ATGCCACAATATTTTGGAAAATTACCCACAACTAACCAACCTTGGACAACTATTGGTAGTGTGCAAGGTGTAAATTGGAGCGATCGCACTATTGATTTTGACTGTGGTAATTCACGGCTGAAAATCAGTATACTTGCACCCAATTTACTGCGGGTTCGGCTTGCACCTACAAGAGAATTTATACCTCGTCGTTCTTGGGCGGTGGCGTTGGATGATTCGCAATGGCCGATATTTCCTTTTGAGGTGCAAGATACGGAAGCATCTGTAGAAATTACCACTGAGCAAATCCGTGTCTGCATACAAAAACAAGAGAGTTGCATCGTCTGTTTTGACAAAGATAATCGTCCCTTTGCCCAAGATAATTTAGATATGGGGATGGGTTGGCGTTTGGGTGCTGTTGCAGCTTGGAAGCAAATCGCTGCTGATGAGCATTTTTATGGCTTTGGCGAACGCACAGGTTTTCTCGATAAACTCAGCGAAGTTAAAACGAATTGGACGACGGATGCTTTAGATTACGATGCGCTGACTGATGAAATGTACCAAGCCATTCCGTTTTTTATGGCTTTGCGTCCAGAGGTGGGATATGGCATATTTTTTAACACGACTTTTTGGAGTCAGTTTGATATTGGCGCGGAAAAACCCGGTGTTTGGAAAATGGAAACGCGCGGGGGTGAGCTAGATTACTATATTATTTATGGCCCAGAACCTGCCGATATCTTGCGTACATATACGCAACTAACGGGGAGAATGCCATTACCACCAAAATGGGCGCTGGGTTATCATCAATGTCGCTGGAGTTACGAATCGGAAACGGTGGTGCGCGAACTAGCGCGAGAATTTCGCCAGCGTCAAATTCCTTGCGATGTCATCCATTTAGATATTGACTATATGCGGGGTTATCGTGTCTTTACCTGGAGTCCCCAACGTTTCCCCGATCCAGCAAAGTTAGTAAGTGATTTGGCTAAAGATGGTTTTAAAACTGTGACAATTATCGATCCGGGTGTGAAGTATGAACCGGAAGCCAATTATCACGTTTTCGATCAGGGGATAAATCACGATTATTTTGTGCGTAAAGCCGATGGTAGGTTGTTTCACGGCTATGTTTGGCCGGAAAAATCTGTTTTTCCCGATTTTTTACGTTCTGATGTGCGTCAGTGGTGGGGCGATTTACAAAAAAGCCTGACTGATATCGGCATAGCAGGAATTTGGAATGATATGAATGAACCTGCTATTGATAATCGTCCCTTTGGGGATGGGGGGGAGAAGATTTGGTTTCCGTTGGATGCGCCGCAGGGGGATGAGGGGATTGGGGACTGGGGATTGGGGACTAGGGATTGGGGACTAGGGGATGAGGGAGATGAAGGAGAAAAACAATTCAAAATCCAAAATCTAAAATCTAAAATTGATGTGACGCATTTAGAGGTGCATAATTTGTATGGGTTGATGATGGCGAGGGCTTGTGCTGAGGGGTTGAAGCGTCATCGGGCAAAAGAGCGTTCGTTTGTGTTGACGCGTTCGGGTTATGCGGGGGTGCAGCGTTGGTCTTCGGTGTGGATGGGGGATAACCAATCGTTGTGGGAGCATTTGGAAATGTCGCTACCGATGCTCTGTAATATGGGGCTTTCGGGTGTGGGGTTTGTGGGTTGCGATATTGGGGGGTTTGCGGGGAATGCGACGGCGGAGTTGTTCGTGCGGTGGATGCAGGTGGGGATGTTGTACCCACTGATGCGGGGACATTCGGCGATGTCTACAGCGCGTCATGAACCTTGGGTATTTGGCGATCGCACAGAAAATATCTGTCGAGAATATATTAATCTGCGTTATCAGCTATTGCCTTATATCTACAATCTTTTCTGGGAAGCGGCACAAACAGGCGCTCCGATTTTAAGACCCTTACTTTATCATTTTCCGAGCGATCGCACAACCTACACGCTCTACGATCAGGTTTTGCTGGGAGCTTCTTTAATGGCGGCACCAATTTATCGCCCGGGTGTGGAATATCGCGCTGTTTATTTACCTGCTGGCACTTGGTATGATTGGTGGAGTAATGAGCGTTATCAAGGCCCTACTCATATTCTCACCCATGCACCATTAGAAAAAATGCCACTGTTTGTCCGGGGTGGTGCAATTATTCCTATGCAACCAGTAAGGCAATATGTAGATGAGCAGCCAATTGACCATTTACATTTACGTATTTGGCCTGGAAATAATGAATATGTTTTGTTTGAAGATGATGGCAAAAACGATGCGGAAAATCAGAATTATTCCTTAAGAAAAATCACTGTATCTACCCAAGCAAATCAAACAATTGTCGAAATTAATCAACGCGAAGGAAATTGGGCACAACCACAGCGAGAAGTCATTGTGGAACTAGTGGGAGTGGGCGAGAAACGTTTTACTGATGATGGGGGAAGTTATCGCTGGGAATTTTCAGAAATTGGTGCTTAG